From one Candidatus Hydrogenedentota bacterium genomic stretch:
- the radC gene encoding DNA repair protein RadC has protein sequence MAEGTYHSTAVRDMFEDDRPRERLAKAGPAALKDYELIAILFRTGTRECGAHVLAQRLLQHFGGLRALARASLEEIQQVKGVGRVKSIEIKAALELGMRLANHNRPQTDRIEKVEDVANLLMHQFKEYETEHFKAVLLNTKNEVLKVIEVSHGGLDGTEAAPRDVLRQAVREGAPAIIVAHNHPSGDPEPSRADIALTRRLAEAAGIVGVALLDHVVFGDGRVVSLKERGLM, from the coding sequence ATGGCGGAAGGGACCTATCACAGCACCGCGGTGCGGGACATGTTCGAGGATGACCGGCCCCGCGAGCGGCTGGCCAAAGCCGGTCCGGCGGCCCTGAAGGACTACGAGCTCATCGCCATCCTCTTCCGCACGGGCACCCGCGAATGCGGCGCCCATGTGCTGGCGCAGCGCCTCCTCCAACATTTCGGCGGCCTCCGCGCCCTGGCCCGGGCCTCCCTCGAGGAAATACAGCAGGTGAAGGGCGTGGGCAGGGTCAAATCCATCGAGATCAAGGCGGCCCTCGAACTCGGCATGCGCCTCGCCAATCACAACCGCCCCCAGACCGACCGCATCGAAAAGGTGGAAGACGTGGCCAACCTGCTCATGCACCAGTTCAAAGAGTACGAGACGGAGCACTTCAAGGCGGTCCTGCTCAACACCAAGAACGAGGTGCTGAAGGTCATCGAGGTTTCCCACGGCGGACTGGACGGCACCGAGGCCGCACCACGCGACGTGCTGCGCCAGGCCGTGCGCGAGGGCGCCCCGGCCATCATTGTGGCCCACAACCACCCCAGCGGCGACCCCGAGCCCAGCCGGGCCGACATCGCCCTGACCCGCCGCCTCGCCGAGGCCGCGGGCATCGTCGGCGTGGCCCTGCTGGACCATGTCGTCTTCGGCGACGGGCGCGTGGTGAGCCTGAAAGAGCGCGGCCTCATGTGA
- the gnd gene encoding decarboxylating NADP(+)-dependent phosphogluconate dehydrogenase — protein sequence MPQMDIGLIGLAVMGENLVLNMESKGFSVAVFNRTVEKVDAFINGRGAGKNFYGAKSIAELCANLKRPRKVMLLVKAGRAVDDFIELLLPHLEPGDIIIDGGNSHFPDTIRRTQYVEGKGLLYIGTGVSGGEEGALLGPSMMPGGSPAAWPHVQEIFQTICAHTDSGEACCDWVGEGGAGHFVKMVHNGIEYGDMQMICEAYQLMGQGLGMSNTEMHGVFAEWNRGELDSYLIEITRDILGYRDADGNEVVDLILDTAGQKGTGKWTAIAALDEGMPLTLIGEAVFARCLSAIKDERVRAAKALPGDVKPFDGDKAAFINDLRQALYASKLVSYAQGYQLMRAAAAHYGWNLNYGGIALMWRGGCIIRSVFLGKIKEAFDRNPELENLLLDPFFAEVVGKSQAAWRRVVVRAVEMGVPMPAICSALNFFDGYRSERLPANLLQAQRDYFGAHTYERVDKPRGEWFHTNWTGRGGDTAASTYIV from the coding sequence ATGCCGCAGATGGACATCGGACTGATTGGACTGGCCGTGATGGGCGAGAATCTCGTCCTGAACATGGAAAGCAAGGGTTTCAGCGTGGCGGTGTTCAACCGCACCGTGGAGAAGGTGGACGCCTTCATCAACGGCCGGGGCGCCGGCAAGAACTTCTACGGCGCCAAGAGCATCGCGGAGCTCTGCGCCAACCTTAAGCGTCCCCGCAAGGTGATGCTGCTGGTGAAGGCGGGCAGGGCCGTGGACGACTTCATCGAGCTGCTGCTGCCCCATCTCGAGCCGGGGGACATCATCATAGACGGCGGAAACAGCCATTTCCCGGACACCATCCGCCGCACGCAGTATGTGGAAGGCAAGGGGCTGCTCTACATCGGCACGGGCGTCTCCGGCGGCGAGGAGGGCGCCCTGCTCGGGCCATCCATGATGCCCGGCGGGTCCCCGGCGGCCTGGCCGCATGTGCAGGAGATTTTCCAGACCATCTGCGCGCACACGGACTCCGGCGAGGCCTGCTGCGACTGGGTGGGCGAGGGCGGCGCGGGCCATTTCGTGAAGATGGTCCACAACGGCATCGAGTACGGCGACATGCAGATGATCTGCGAGGCCTACCAGTTGATGGGCCAGGGACTGGGCATGTCGAACACGGAAATGCACGGGGTGTTCGCCGAGTGGAACCGGGGCGAGCTGGACTCGTACCTCATCGAAATCACGCGCGACATCCTGGGATACAGGGACGCGGACGGGAACGAGGTGGTGGACCTGATTCTGGACACGGCGGGCCAGAAGGGCACGGGCAAATGGACGGCCATCGCGGCGCTTGACGAGGGCATGCCCCTGACGCTGATCGGTGAGGCCGTGTTCGCGCGCTGCCTTTCGGCCATCAAGGACGAGCGCGTCCGGGCGGCCAAGGCGCTTCCCGGCGACGTGAAGCCCTTCGACGGGGACAAGGCGGCGTTCATCAATGATCTGCGCCAGGCGCTCTACGCCTCGAAACTGGTGAGCTACGCCCAGGGCTACCAGTTGATGCGGGCCGCGGCGGCGCATTACGGCTGGAACCTGAACTACGGCGGCATCGCCCTGATGTGGCGCGGCGGGTGCATCATCCGCTCGGTCTTCCTCGGGAAGATCAAGGAGGCCTTCGACCGCAATCCGGAACTGGAGAACCTGCTGCTTGACCCGTTCTTCGCGGAGGTGGTGGGAAAGAGCCAGGCGGCGTGGCGGCGCGTGGTGGTGCGGGCCGTCGAGATGGGCGTTCCGATGCCGGCGATCTGCTCGGCGCTGAACTTCTTCGACGGGTACCGCAGCGAGCGGCTCCCGGCGAACCTGCTCCAGGCCCAGCGCGACTATTTCGGCGCGCACACCTACGAGCGGGTGGACAAGCCGCGCGGCGAGTGGTTCCACACGAACTGGACCGGCCGCGGCGGCGACACGGCCGCCTCGACCTACATCGTGTAG
- a CDS encoding Gldg family protein yields the protein MRNIISILRRDLGAYFTSPIGYIFMMVFVTLSVGLYITSFFVFPIADMRSYFENIPLLLCVFIPAVTMRIWAEERKENTWEMLLTFPMKAWELVFGKFFAALIFYIITLSATVTVPAMLFSLGNPDPGTILGGYLGALLMGAFFLSLGILFSGFFKDQIVAFVVTLLACFGFFLVGTGFIASYIDGRVAGLGSLLSDLMGVFTHYTPFIRGVVDVADLAFFLVWIGIFLALNVLYIDGRNRPGAKAIFGTALAMSVAIGLMFNYLLAGSSIARADLTQDKIYTVSEATRDLLAKVDSEVQVKVYITPKDKMPTQMRSLETQITDKLDEMRIAAGGKMAYDVVYLEAANIQYTTPQDEEGEKTEDEAIEKRMLDKGVEPFSVQAISEDEMTNKLVYSSIGVGYRDKPEEILPQVIPDDMGGGGYGSTPLSQLEYRLANTVYKMTRPKATVVALVAPKEAVTMDPQMRAMLMQMGQRVPEQDDPYEYLQAVLEMEKYEVRRVDLTKESPLPEEFDTLVVVNPRELNERQLWEINRALHSGKPVVMAVQNYEWNYQATRQGNQLSRREENPGVNPLLEQYGLGVSTAVLMDSSHTTLTMQGGQGLQALMGQPFKLPTHIMVANDTMESTSPITNRLSAILYLWGTALELNEAKLKELGLESQVLMRTTDGAWDIPANAQMTQGSFEQPPSGTRSFPLMAMVSGQFPDAYAGKERPAWPKPPQQPGMPPMPDEPDTEPAAGPAAAAPGKLVLMGCSQMFRKNFLQRANLDLFLNSVDAVTLDESLIKVRGRKPIDRIISTKPSDRAKTVWRFANYGLANLVIAAAGLLSFAVRRRARNAYTVSQAKGN from the coding sequence ATGCGCAACATTATTTCCATACTACGGCGCGATCTGGGGGCGTACTTCACATCCCCCATCGGCTACATTTTCATGATGGTGTTCGTCACCCTGAGCGTGGGGCTGTACATCACCTCCTTCTTCGTTTTCCCCATAGCCGACATGCGTTCCTATTTCGAGAACATTCCCCTGCTGTTGTGCGTGTTCATCCCGGCGGTGACCATGCGCATCTGGGCGGAGGAGCGCAAGGAGAACACCTGGGAAATGCTCCTGACCTTCCCGATGAAGGCGTGGGAGCTGGTCTTCGGCAAGTTCTTCGCGGCGCTCATTTTCTACATCATCACGCTGTCCGCGACGGTGACGGTGCCCGCCATGCTGTTCTCGCTGGGCAACCCCGATCCGGGCACAATTCTGGGCGGTTACCTCGGCGCGCTGCTGATGGGCGCGTTCTTCCTGTCCCTGGGCATCCTGTTCTCGGGGTTCTTCAAGGACCAGATCGTCGCCTTCGTGGTGACCCTGCTGGCCTGCTTCGGCTTCTTCCTTGTCGGGACGGGCTTCATCGCGTCCTACATAGACGGGCGCGTGGCGGGGCTCGGCTCGCTTCTGTCGGACCTGATGGGGGTGTTCACGCACTACACGCCGTTCATCCGGGGCGTGGTGGACGTGGCGGACCTTGCCTTCTTCCTGGTGTGGATTGGGATATTCCTCGCCCTGAACGTGCTGTACATAGACGGACGGAACCGTCCCGGGGCGAAGGCGATCTTCGGCACGGCCCTTGCCATGAGCGTGGCCATCGGCCTGATGTTCAACTACCTGCTGGCGGGATCGAGCATTGCCCGCGCGGACCTCACACAGGACAAGATCTACACGGTGTCCGAGGCCACGCGGGACCTGCTGGCGAAGGTGGACAGCGAGGTGCAGGTGAAGGTGTACATCACGCCGAAGGACAAGATGCCCACGCAGATGCGTTCGCTGGAGACGCAGATCACGGACAAGCTGGACGAGATGCGCATCGCCGCGGGCGGGAAAATGGCCTACGACGTGGTGTACCTGGAGGCGGCGAACATCCAATACACGACGCCGCAGGACGAGGAGGGGGAGAAGACGGAGGACGAGGCCATCGAGAAGCGCATGCTGGACAAGGGCGTCGAGCCCTTCAGCGTGCAGGCCATCAGCGAGGACGAGATGACCAACAAGCTGGTCTACTCGAGCATCGGTGTGGGTTACCGGGACAAGCCTGAGGAGATACTGCCGCAGGTGATTCCGGACGACATGGGCGGCGGCGGGTACGGGTCCACGCCGCTGTCGCAGTTGGAGTACCGCCTTGCGAACACGGTGTACAAGATGACCCGGCCCAAGGCGACGGTGGTGGCGCTGGTGGCCCCGAAGGAGGCGGTCACCATGGACCCGCAGATGCGGGCGATGCTGATGCAGATGGGCCAGCGGGTGCCCGAGCAGGACGACCCCTATGAGTACCTGCAGGCGGTGCTGGAGATGGAGAAGTACGAGGTGCGCCGGGTGGACCTGACGAAAGAGAGCCCGCTTCCCGAGGAGTTTGACACGCTGGTCGTGGTGAATCCCCGCGAACTCAACGAGCGGCAGTTGTGGGAAATCAACCGGGCACTGCACAGCGGGAAACCCGTGGTAATGGCTGTGCAGAACTACGAGTGGAACTACCAGGCCACGCGGCAGGGGAACCAGCTTTCGCGCCGCGAGGAAAACCCGGGCGTGAACCCGCTGCTGGAGCAGTACGGCCTGGGCGTGAGCACGGCGGTGCTGATGGACAGCAGCCACACGACACTGACCATGCAGGGCGGGCAGGGGCTCCAGGCGCTGATGGGCCAGCCCTTCAAACTGCCCACGCACATCATGGTGGCGAACGACACGATGGAGTCCACATCGCCCATCACAAACCGGCTGTCGGCCATCCTATACCTGTGGGGCACGGCGCTGGAGTTGAACGAGGCGAAACTGAAGGAGCTGGGGCTGGAGTCGCAGGTGCTGATGCGCACGACCGACGGGGCATGGGACATTCCCGCGAACGCGCAGATGACGCAGGGGTCCTTTGAGCAGCCCCCGTCAGGCACGCGGTCCTTCCCGCTCATGGCCATGGTTTCGGGGCAGTTCCCGGATGCCTACGCGGGGAAGGAGCGCCCCGCGTGGCCGAAGCCGCCACAGCAGCCGGGGATGCCCCCCATGCCGGACGAGCCGGACACGGAACCCGCGGCGGGGCCGGCGGCGGCGGCGCCCGGCAAGCTGGTGCTCATGGGCTGCTCGCAAATGTTCCGCAAAAACTTCCTGCAGCGCGCGAATCTGGACCTGTTCCTGAACAGCGTGGACGCGGTGACCCTGGACGAGAGCCTGATCAAGGTGCGGGGGCGCAAGCCGATAGACCGCATCATCAGCACGAAGCCCTCCGACCGGGCCAAGACGGTGTGGCGCTTCGCCAACTACGGGCTGGCCAACCTTGTGATTGCGGCGGCGGGCCTGCTGTCCTTCGCGGTGCGCCGGCGCGCGCGCAACGCGTACACGGTGTCCCAGGCCAAAGGCAACTGA
- a CDS encoding ATP-binding cassette domain-containing protein codes for MIKAKRLTMHYGPVVALDDVSFEVNKGEIVGLLGPNGAGKSTTMKILTTYLHPTRGTAEVGGVDVLKDPLKVRKVIGYLPEILPLYMDMEVRAYLQFVARARGLSGMTLKNRIDSVLDTCGLRPMYRKIIRELSKGYKQRTALAQALVHDPDVIILDEPTSGLDPHQILEIRHLIERLAKDKTVILSTHILQEVQASADRIVIINRGRIVGDGSIEELRSRAKDSERTLVAVEGERAELERLLSGVEGVRRVEYGGDLDGCPSFVLHSPSGRHPWREVNELARAKGWKLRELGDKPLTLEETFLKLTERAAQGAGRD; via the coding sequence ATGATCAAGGCAAAACGGTTGACGATGCACTATGGGCCGGTGGTGGCCCTGGACGACGTCTCGTTCGAGGTGAACAAGGGCGAGATCGTCGGGCTGCTCGGCCCGAACGGCGCGGGCAAGTCCACAACGATGAAGATACTGACCACCTACCTGCATCCCACACGGGGCACGGCGGAGGTGGGCGGCGTGGATGTGCTGAAGGACCCACTGAAGGTGCGCAAAGTGATTGGGTACCTTCCGGAAATCCTGCCGCTTTACATGGACATGGAGGTGCGGGCGTACCTCCAGTTTGTGGCGCGGGCGCGGGGCCTGAGCGGGATGACGCTGAAAAACAGGATAGACTCGGTGCTGGACACCTGCGGTCTGCGGCCGATGTACCGGAAGATCATCCGGGAGCTTTCCAAGGGCTACAAGCAGCGGACGGCGCTGGCGCAGGCGCTGGTGCATGACCCGGACGTGATCATCCTCGACGAGCCGACATCGGGCCTCGACCCGCACCAGATACTGGAAATCCGCCACCTGATCGAGCGCCTTGCCAAGGACAAGACGGTGATCCTGTCCACGCACATCCTCCAGGAGGTGCAGGCGAGTGCGGACCGCATCGTGATCATCAACCGGGGCCGGATTGTCGGCGACGGCTCGATCGAGGAGCTGCGGAGCCGGGCGAAGGACTCGGAGCGCACCCTGGTGGCGGTCGAGGGCGAGCGCGCCGAGCTGGAGCGGCTCCTTTCCGGCGTGGAGGGGGTACGCCGGGTGGAGTACGGCGGGGACCTGGACGGATGCCCGTCCTTCGTGCTGCACAGCCCCTCCGGGCGGCATCCGTGGCGCGAGGTGAACGAGCTGGCGAGGGCCAAGGGCTGGAAACTGAGGGAACTGGGCGACAAGCCCCTGACGCTGGAAGAGACGTTCCTGAAATTGACCGAACGGGCGGCGCAGGGCGCGGGCCGGGACTAG
- a CDS encoding trypsin-like peptidase domain-containing protein: protein MKKCLILACCALPLLAFSARAESVDQSRRNAIVRAIEKAGPAVVTINTVSIRRERLADPFFELFQFGRPAVRERTVEGIGSGFIMDPQGHIITNYHVLQDADAISSVTLSDGRRLDVELVGTDERSDLAVLKVRGDARDLPFARPGDSESLMVGEWVIAIGNPFGTMIRDPQPSVSVGVVSANHRRVSREVGGGERLYQDMIQTDAAINPGNSGGPLVNAAGEVVGVNTMIFSNTGGYQGLGFAIPVNRMRRVADEIITYGKRRDPWFGFRGEALGEVNPYALKQLGITAERGVLVTEMVKGGAAFDAGLQPGDVVLEINGQPTEHPTDVDFINWDLFIGDKAEFLVDRAGVQQRISLTVREARRGV from the coding sequence ATGAAGAAGTGCCTGATTTTGGCCTGTTGCGCGCTGCCGCTGCTTGCCTTTTCAGCGCGGGCGGAGAGTGTGGACCAGTCCCGGCGGAACGCGATTGTGCGGGCAATCGAGAAGGCGGGCCCGGCGGTGGTGACGATCAACACGGTGAGCATACGCCGGGAACGTTTGGCGGACCCGTTTTTTGAGCTGTTCCAGTTCGGCCGTCCGGCCGTCCGCGAACGGACAGTCGAGGGGATAGGCAGCGGGTTCATCATGGACCCGCAGGGCCACATCATCACAAATTATCATGTCCTGCAGGATGCGGACGCGATCAGCTCGGTAACCCTTTCCGACGGGCGGCGGCTGGATGTGGAACTGGTGGGCACGGACGAGCGCTCCGACCTGGCGGTGCTGAAGGTGCGCGGGGACGCGCGCGATCTGCCTTTCGCGCGGCCGGGGGACTCGGAGTCCCTGATGGTGGGCGAGTGGGTCATCGCCATTGGCAACCCCTTCGGCACAATGATCCGGGACCCGCAGCCCAGTGTGAGTGTGGGCGTGGTGTCGGCAAACCACCGGCGGGTCAGCCGGGAGGTGGGCGGGGGCGAGCGGCTGTATCAGGACATGATCCAGACCGACGCGGCCATCAACCCCGGCAACAGCGGGGGGCCGCTGGTGAACGCGGCGGGCGAGGTGGTGGGCGTGAACACCATGATCTTCAGCAACACCGGCGGCTACCAGGGTCTGGGCTTCGCCATTCCGGTCAACCGCATGCGGCGTGTTGCGGACGAAATTATCACCTACGGCAAAAGGCGCGACCCCTGGTTTGGATTCCGGGGAGAGGCGCTCGGGGAGGTGAATCCCTACGCCCTGAAACAGCTTGGCATTACGGCGGAAAGGGGGGTGCTGGTGACGGAAATGGTGAAGGGCGGCGCGGCGTTTGACGCGGGCCTGCAGCCGGGGGACGTTGTTCTGGAAATCAACGGCCAGCCCACGGAGCATCCGACGGACGTGGACTTCATCAACTGGGACCTGTTCATCGGCGACAAGGCGGAGTTCCTGGTGGACCGGGCGGGCGTCCAGCAGCGCATCAGCCTGACAGTGCGTGAGGCCCGGCGGGGAGTCTGA
- a CDS encoding DUF4340 domain-containing protein codes for MSPKKLIPFLVILLLLAGLVMWRKSTEKQPGTIATQVRLETLAQETLAAGDVARIEMYAGVKPDEKVVLEKFDGAWRIASHYNAPVNQEGLDKYIGELLALKGEFRASADTDEKLADFELKDDQAFHVRAFKAGQEQPVVDVLVGKAPDFRTVFVRKAGDSRVHVEGVNLKREAGIMEDGAAPKASKWLKTELLSVPKEKITRLALTYPDKELVFARHEKPKPEEAPAPEAEEGAETPPAPPAAPEYEWKLEKGGFGEKHSETELQALLGRFSALTVTDVVDPEKKADWGFDPPQYKAVLSVDGQEDVVLLGGRPTPGGNTYVSLESGADHLIYETGKFTFEQLFAKGSPLFTLPGVGLTKADATRVEVARPEGRVVVQPEEGTWKVLEPALDMEQQQFAVDNIVNTAVGLKPVDYADASADAGAFDTTITIDTGTGPRRVLLGGDAKSVDGVYAKIDDNPAVLVISRTDAAKLLVSARDLFAMSVLSKKLEGVERVETPAFTVFKDGGVWKLERDGAAVDARGDAVEDFLSEARAFQVANVLAGKPAVVEAPEFSFLCRDAGGQTVSVAVGPAAKGMHPVAVSGAASLYEASEDAVAALHAALHAMGEPPAPETEDAPAAETAAEVAPPVEAETPPVQVIDLGDVPAGS; via the coding sequence ATGAGCCCGAAAAAACTCATTCCGTTTCTGGTCATCCTGCTGCTGCTTGCGGGGCTGGTGATGTGGCGGAAGTCCACGGAGAAGCAGCCCGGCACCATCGCCACGCAGGTCAGGCTGGAAACGTTGGCGCAGGAGACCCTTGCGGCGGGGGATGTGGCCCGCATCGAAATGTATGCCGGGGTGAAGCCCGACGAGAAGGTGGTGCTGGAGAAGTTCGACGGCGCATGGCGGATCGCGTCGCATTACAACGCACCGGTGAACCAGGAGGGCTTGGACAAGTACATCGGGGAACTTTTGGCGCTCAAGGGGGAGTTCCGCGCGAGCGCCGACACGGACGAGAAGCTGGCCGACTTCGAGTTGAAGGATGACCAGGCCTTTCATGTGCGCGCCTTCAAGGCCGGACAGGAGCAGCCGGTCGTGGACGTGCTGGTGGGCAAGGCGCCCGACTTCCGCACGGTGTTTGTGCGGAAGGCCGGGGACAGCCGGGTCCACGTCGAGGGGGTGAACCTCAAGCGCGAGGCGGGGATCATGGAGGACGGCGCCGCGCCCAAGGCGAGCAAATGGCTGAAGACGGAACTCCTCTCGGTGCCGAAGGAGAAAATCACGCGCCTTGCCCTGACCTATCCGGACAAGGAGCTGGTTTTCGCGCGCCATGAGAAGCCCAAGCCGGAGGAGGCGCCGGCGCCGGAGGCGGAAGAGGGCGCCGAGACGCCACCCGCGCCGCCCGCCGCGCCTGAATACGAGTGGAAACTGGAGAAGGGCGGTTTCGGGGAGAAGCACTCCGAGACGGAGCTTCAGGCGTTGCTGGGGCGCTTTTCGGCCCTGACTGTGACGGATGTGGTGGACCCGGAAAAGAAGGCCGACTGGGGGTTTGACCCGCCGCAGTACAAGGCGGTCCTTTCCGTGGACGGCCAGGAGGACGTGGTGCTTCTGGGCGGGCGCCCCACGCCCGGCGGCAACACCTATGTGAGCCTGGAGTCCGGCGCGGACCACCTGATCTACGAGACGGGCAAGTTCACCTTCGAGCAGCTTTTCGCGAAGGGCTCGCCCCTCTTCACCCTGCCGGGCGTGGGACTCACCAAGGCGGACGCGACGCGCGTCGAGGTGGCCCGGCCCGAAGGGCGGGTGGTGGTCCAGCCCGAGGAGGGGACCTGGAAGGTGCTTGAGCCCGCGCTGGACATGGAGCAGCAGCAGTTCGCCGTGGACAATATTGTGAACACGGCAGTCGGGCTGAAACCCGTGGACTACGCGGACGCGTCCGCGGACGCGGGCGCCTTCGACACGACCATCACCATTGACACCGGAACCGGACCGCGCCGGGTGCTGCTGGGCGGCGACGCGAAGTCGGTGGACGGGGTGTACGCGAAGATTGACGACAACCCGGCGGTGCTGGTGATTTCCCGCACGGACGCGGCCAAGCTGCTGGTTTCGGCGCGCGACCTTTTCGCCATGAGCGTGCTTTCCAAGAAACTGGAGGGCGTGGAGCGCGTCGAGACGCCGGCCTTCACGGTTTTCAAGGACGGCGGCGTCTGGAAACTGGAGCGTGACGGCGCGGCGGTGGACGCCAGGGGAGACGCGGTGGAGGACTTCCTTTCCGAGGCCCGCGCCTTCCAGGTGGCCAATGTGCTGGCGGGCAAACCCGCCGTGGTGGAGGCCCCCGAGTTCTCCTTCCTGTGCCGCGACGCGGGCGGGCAGACGGTGTCGGTTGCGGTCGGCCCTGCGGCGAAGGGCATGCACCCCGTGGCGGTGTCAGGCGCGGCCAGCCTTTACGAGGCGTCTGAAGACGCGGTTGCGGCGCTGCATGCGGCGCTGCATGCCATGGGCGAGCCCCCCGCGCCTGAGACGGAGGACGCCCCCGCGGCCGAAACGGCGGCTGAGGTTGCGCCTCCGGTGGAGGCGGAGACCCCGCCGGTGCAGGTGATAGACCTGGGCGATGTGCCGGCGGGTTCCTGA